The Deinococcus detaillensis DNA window GAAGCCGTCAAATACCGCAGCGGTGTAGTGCCGCACGATTTTCAGTTGCTGCTGCCGCACGGCGCGGTGATGCGCCACAGTCCGGGCGGCTACGTTATTCAGGGCGGCAACCCCGGCGCGTTTCAGGCCGACCTGGCCTGGGCGCTGGCCTGAAACTTCCAACTTGGTTAGGGCTTAGAGCAGTTCTCCAAATTACGTCACCGGAATAGCGGCCTCCCGGCGACCCCATTGTCTTGTGCACAGCGGCACCCATCGGGCCTGCCCGCCTCCGTCCTGCTCGCTGTATTTCACTCCCGCTGGTCGGTCATAAGAATAGTATTTTTATGACAAATGCTTTAGGCGGTGACGCCTTCAGCGGAATAAGTATCAGCCGCCAGCCAAGCCCGCGCCACCGGATCACTGAGCAGCGCCACATTGACCCATTCGCCTTCGGTATTGGCCGAGAGCTTGAGCCGCACTTGCAAGTCAGGGTTAAGCTGATAAAAGCCCGTTTTGACGCGCTGCCACAGTTTGCGGGCTGGTTGATAATTGCTCCCTACTTCGGCGCGGGCCAGCACATGATTAAAGTAACTGCGCTTACGCCGCGCTTCCCTCAGCACACTCTCTGCGAAGGAGTCCAGGTTGAGCTGCAAGCTATCCACGTAAAAGCCTGTTCGGCGCTTGTGCAACTCAGCTTCATTGAGCGGCGGATCTTGTAAGGTCGAAGCGTAATTTGGCCCCAGCGCCAGCATCATGCTCAGGAAATAGTATTCTGCGCCTTCCGGCATTAAGCGCACCAATTTGTCGCTCACCAGCACGTCCAGCGCGGCGGGGCGCACCCGTGCGTAGATCAGGCCGAGGCTGCGCTGAGCATACTGGGCGTCCTGCGCGGCGCGGCTGAGGGCCAGTATCTGCGGCGTGCGGCCAAACACATCGGTCTGGGTCACGTCGGCTCCGCGCTCCAGCAATGCTTCTGTCAGCGCCAGATTGCCCGCCAGTACCGCCAACATCAGCGGCGTCAGGTTTTCGGGGGTGCGGTGATCCACGCCGTATTTGTCGGCGTCACTGAGTACCGAGCGCGGGTTGGCTCCGGATTCATAATTTTTGCGGTATTTGTCAGCCACCGCTTGCCACTGAATCTGGCGGTCTTTGGCATTGTTGCGCAAATACGCCTGAGCAGGCTTGATTTTGAGGTCACGCAGCTCGGTCAGCAAACTCTCGGAGCGGTTCAGCACCGCGAAATCCACCAACGAGCGGGCCACTTTGGCGTCACTCGGCTGGGTACGCACTTCATTTTCCATCCGGCGCAAGACTTCCGGCGTCCAGACTTCCCACGGCACCGGCTTTTGCTGCAAAATTCGGCGGCGAATATCACCGGCCTGCTCTTTTTTCCCTTGCAATTCCAGCTTGCGGGCCTCGCGCTCCCAGTCGTCGCGGCTGGCCTTTTTGACCTGGAGCTGCTCGGCTTCGTCGCCCAGCTCCACGCCCAGCAAGCTCAGCAGCGGGTGGCGGGTGTCAGCTTCAATCAGGGTCACGCGGCGGACGGCGCGGGTCACAGCCACATACAGGGCATTGACATAAAACTTGTAGATTTCCAGGGACTTATCGGTTTTGTCTTTGGCGCGGCTGTATTTGAGGTTGTCTTTTTGCAAATCAGCCAGTTCAACGCCCTCGGTGATCTGGCGGTAGGTGGCCCGCTCACCGCTGATAAAGTTGTACAAAATGATATTGGGATATTCCAGGCCCTTGGCTTCGTGAACGCTGAAGACCAGCGGCGTGCCAAAGACTTTGCGTGCCCCGGCTTTGTCGCTGTCGCGCAGCACCAATACAGCGTACTCGGTGCTGTCACGGGTCTGCTCATCAAGGTGCTTTTTGACCCGTACATCATCCGGCAAGAAGGTTACGCTGCCCGCTTCAGCCGCCACCGCCTCCACCAAAAAATTACTTTCGCGGTCAATGCTGCCAAAGCGGGCGTGCTTGATTTTGAGCAGATCATTGGCGACCCGCGTGACCTGCGAGGCGTTGCGGAAATTGGCCCGAAGAACATTGATGGCTTGCCGCTCAGCCAAAGCGGGATCATTCCACAGCAGCGTTTTCACTGCCGCCCACGAAAAGAAATTGGGGTGGACAATCTGGTTGCTGTCGCCGCACAGCAAAAACTGGCCGGGCACTTTAAGGCTTCTGAGAATCAGCGCAAGTTGAGCCGCCGTCAGGTCTTGTACCTCGTCCACCACCACAAAGTCCACACTGGGCGAGACCTGCGGCAAATACTCGGCGGCCAGCAGACTGGAATCGTATAAGCGTGCCTCGGCCAGCCAATTCAGGTAATTTTGAAAGAACTGGTCAATCAGCGGACGCTGCTCGGCGGCGTAAATAGATTGCCGCACCCCCAGCCCAAGGTACGCTTCACGGCTCAGCGGGCCGCTCGGCGAACTGCTCAGCACGCCCCGAAACTCCTCAAACAGTTGGTGGGCGTCGGTGAAGCTCAGATTAGGTTGCCGCACAAACCAAGTTTGAAAATCCTCAAAGCGCACTTCACGTCCCCTCGGTACCCGAATGGTGGACAGGTAATCTTTGAACGACAAAAACTGCACGTCTTGGCTCTCATTTTCAAAGCCGTGCGCGGCGTACAGCTCAGCGGCGCTTTGGGCCAGATATGGTGAGAGCGTGACATACAGCACTTGGCCGGGTAATTCGCGCAGCTTTTGCAGGGTCAGGGCGGTTTTGCCGCTGCCCGCCGACCCCACCAAAATCACCGGCGCAGGCGTGCGGTACACGGCGTCTTGAGTATCGTCAAACGAAATCACTTTGTCCAGCACGTGAAATTCGCGGCGGCTGGGATGCAAATAGCGCACTGGATGGGCGCGAGCGCTGATCTGTTCGGGGCTGTCGGAATCGGCGGAAAGCAGCTTGGCCTCGTCAAACTTGCCGGAATCCATTTTGCTGAGGTCGAGCGCCGCTCCGCGCAGAAAACGCGATTTCTCGTAGGCGTGCTGGTGAATGACTTCCAGCGCCAGACAGATTGTTTGCGAATCGTGCTTGACAAAAGTGAGCAGCAAGCGGTTGGTGTCGTCCAATTTGGCGCGGTAATACTGACCTTGGGCAAGCTTTTTGATGTCTGGGGTACGGAAATCGTCACGCTCTACCGCTTCACGCACTTTGGCAAGCTGTTTTTTAACCTTACTGGCATCAAGGTCGTGGTAAGTCATAAAACGCATGGGTTTCAGTTTGGCACACAGCAGCGCAAAGGGCCGCTCCATTCCTCAGCGGCCCTCCTCTACCCAGTTTTGAGGCGCTCTAGAACTGCGCCAGCACTTCTTCCAGCCGCACCTTTTGGGCGCTGAAATCAATGACGCGGCGGCGTTCTTCCTCGGTCACTTCGGCGGGGGCGCGGGCCACAAAGGCTTCGCTGCTGAGCTTGCCCTGCGCCTGCTTAATCTGCTTGTCCAGCTCAGCCAGGCGCTTTTTCTGCTTGCCCAGCCACTCGGCGGTGTCCACCGTGCCGTCGAGTGGGGCGCGGATAATCACGCCCGCATCCACGGCGCTCAGCGTGCGGCCCGAAAGCTGAGGTACCAGCGTCACGCGAGCAATGCCTTCCACCACGCGGGCGTTGTCGCTGACCAGGCTGGCCGCTTCGCCCTCCACCGCCACTTCCAGGCGGTCTTGCGGCGAGAGGCCCAGCTCGTTTTTGAGGACGCGGGCGGCGCTCACGGCGGCGCGGAGCCGGGTAAAGGCCTGGGCCGCTTCGTCATCTTGCAGGGCAGGGTTGGTTTCCGGCCAAGCGTGAACCGCGACTTGGCGGCGGTGGCCCAGCGCCTGATACAGCTCGGAGGTGATGAACGGCATGAACGGGTGCAGGAGTTTGAGGATGTGTTCCAGCACCAATTTCAGCGTCGCCAGCGTGCCGATGTTCGCCGCACTCATGCTGGGCTTGGCCGCTTCCAAATACCAATCGCAGTACTCGTCCCAGGTAAAAGCGTAAATGGTGCGAATCGCCGCGCCAAGGTCGAAAGCGTCCAAGTGCGCTGTGACTTCCGCCGTCACCGCGTTAAGGCGGCTGATGATCCAGCGGTCGGCCAGGGTCAGCAGCTCCTTATGTTCGGCCAGGTGAGCCAGCAGGTCGCCGCTGCGCGGGTTGACCCCTTCCGGCATCTGCGAGGCGGCGCGGACATACGGGGCCAGCAGACCGTCGTCGGGCAGATCGGCGGCCACTTCCGAGAGGCGCAGGCGCACGAAGCGGGCGGCGTTCCAGAGTTTGTTGGCAAAGTTGCGGCCCTGCTCGTAGCGGCGGGCGTCGTGGCGGATGTCCTGACCGCCAGTGCTCAGGTAAGCGAAGGCGAAGCGCGAGGCGTCCACCCCGTATTGGTCAAAGAGTTCCAGCGGGTCAATGCCGTTGCCCTTGCTCTTGGACATTTTCTGGCCCTTGCTATCGAGGTACAGGCCGTGCAGCATGATGGTATTGAAGGGAGCCTTGCCGGTCAGGCCGTAGGCGGCCATCTGCATCCGGGCCACCCAGAAGAACAAAATGTCGTAGCCCGTGACCAGCACCTGCGTCGGATAGAACTTGAGGAAATCTTCGTTGCCCGCGTCAGGCCAGCCGAGGGTGGAAAACGGCCACAAGTTGGAGCTGAACCAAGTGTCGAACACGTCGGGGTCACGCTTCAAGGTGAGGTGGGCATACTGCGGGTCGGCGTCGCAGTCCAGATCCGGATTTTCCGGCGAAGGCACGTAGATGTTGCCCTGCTCGTCGTACCACGCCGGAATCTGATGGCCCCACCAGAGCTGGCGCGAGATGTTCCAGTCGCGGATATTTTCCAGCCAATCGCGGTTGACTTTGGTGTAGCGCTCCGGCACGAACTGCATTTCGCCTTTGTCTAAGCCCGCCAGCACCTGCTGGGCCAGCGGCTTGACATTGACAAACCACTGCAAGCTGACGATGGGTTCCACCGGGACTTTGGTGCGCTCAGACAGACCAATGGCGGTGTCGTGGTCTTTTTCTTCGACTAAATCGCCACTTTCAACGAGCGCTTTGACCACCGCTTTGCGGGCGGCGAAGCGCTCCAAGCCGCGAAACGGTTCGGGCACCAGATCAGAGGTCAGGTTGCCACTCAGGTCGATCACGCTGGGGCGGGCCAGGTTGTGCCGCTCGCCGATTTCAAAGTCGGTGGGGTCATGCGCGGGGGTGATTTTGAGTGCGCCCACGCCGAAGTCGCGTTCTACGGCGCTATCGGCAATGATCGGAATGAGTCGGTCGGTCAGCGGAATCCGCGCCTTCATCCCGACCAGATGCCTGAAGCGCTCATCTTCGGGATGAACGGCGATGGCCTGATCGGCGAAAATCGTTTCGGGCCGTACGGTGGCGATCAGAATTTCTCCGGCCTCGCCGTTGCTGGCCGCCGCCTGCGAATCTTCCA harbors:
- a CDS encoding valine--tRNA ligase gives rise to the protein MTEPNTINPNTINPDALNELPKAFDPAATEPAWAKKWFEEPFRADATSAKPPFTIVIPPPNVTGSLHLGHALDNTLIDTLTRYKRMAGFEALYLPGMDHAGISTQVVVEKQLRDGGVTRHDLGREAFLEKVWSWKNESGGTILDQLRRLGVSADWTRERFTMDEGLSRAVRHQFVKLYHEGLAYRGERIVNWDPAAQTTLSELEIDREVRKGKMSTLSYKLEDSQAAASNGEAGEILIATVRPETIFADQAIAVHPEDERFRHLVGMKARIPLTDRLIPIIADSAVERDFGVGALKITPAHDPTDFEIGERHNLARPSVIDLSGNLTSDLVPEPFRGLERFAARKAVVKALVESGDLVEEKDHDTAIGLSERTKVPVEPIVSLQWFVNVKPLAQQVLAGLDKGEMQFVPERYTKVNRDWLENIRDWNISRQLWWGHQIPAWYDEQGNIYVPSPENPDLDCDADPQYAHLTLKRDPDVFDTWFSSNLWPFSTLGWPDAGNEDFLKFYPTQVLVTGYDILFFWVARMQMAAYGLTGKAPFNTIMLHGLYLDSKGQKMSKSKGNGIDPLELFDQYGVDASRFAFAYLSTGGQDIRHDARRYEQGRNFANKLWNAARFVRLRLSEVAADLPDDGLLAPYVRAASQMPEGVNPRSGDLLAHLAEHKELLTLADRWIISRLNAVTAEVTAHLDAFDLGAAIRTIYAFTWDEYCDWYLEAAKPSMSAANIGTLATLKLVLEHILKLLHPFMPFITSELYQALGHRRQVAVHAWPETNPALQDDEAAQAFTRLRAAVSAARVLKNELGLSPQDRLEVAVEGEAASLVSDNARVVEGIARVTLVPQLSGRTLSAVDAGVIIRAPLDGTVDTAEWLGKQKKRLAELDKQIKQAQGKLSSEAFVARAPAEVTEEERRRVIDFSAQKVRLEEVLAQF
- a CDS encoding ankyrin repeat domain-containing protein — translated: MRFMTYHDLDASKVKKQLAKVREAVERDDFRTPDIKKLAQGQYYRAKLDDTNRLLLTFVKHDSQTICLALEVIHQHAYEKSRFLRGAALDLSKMDSGKFDEAKLLSADSDSPEQISARAHPVRYLHPSRREFHVLDKVISFDDTQDAVYRTPAPVILVGSAGSGKTALTLQKLRELPGQVLYVTLSPYLAQSAAELYAAHGFENESQDVQFLSFKDYLSTIRVPRGREVRFEDFQTWFVRQPNLSFTDAHQLFEEFRGVLSSSPSGPLSREAYLGLGVRQSIYAAEQRPLIDQFFQNYLNWLAEARLYDSSLLAAEYLPQVSPSVDFVVVDEVQDLTAAQLALILRSLKVPGQFLLCGDSNQIVHPNFFSWAAVKTLLWNDPALAERQAINVLRANFRNASQVTRVANDLLKIKHARFGSIDRESNFLVEAVAAEAGSVTFLPDDVRVKKHLDEQTRDSTEYAVLVLRDSDKAGARKVFGTPLVFSVHEAKGLEYPNIILYNFISGERATYRQITEGVELADLQKDNLKYSRAKDKTDKSLEIYKFYVNALYVAVTRAVRRVTLIEADTRHPLLSLLGVELGDEAEQLQVKKASRDDWEREARKLELQGKKEQAGDIRRRILQQKPVPWEVWTPEVLRRMENEVRTQPSDAKVARSLVDFAVLNRSESLLTELRDLKIKPAQAYLRNNAKDRQIQWQAVADKYRKNYESGANPRSVLSDADKYGVDHRTPENLTPLMLAVLAGNLALTEALLERGADVTQTDVFGRTPQILALSRAAQDAQYAQRSLGLIYARVRPAALDVLVSDKLVRLMPEGAEYYFLSMMLALGPNYASTLQDPPLNEAELHKRRTGFYVDSLQLNLDSFAESVLREARRKRSYFNHVLARAEVGSNYQPARKLWQRVKTGFYQLNPDLQVRLKLSANTEGEWVNVALLSDPVARAWLAADTYSAEGVTA